One Vigna unguiculata cultivar IT97K-499-35 chromosome 7, ASM411807v1, whole genome shotgun sequence genomic region harbors:
- the LOC114191993 gene encoding delta(14)-sterol reductase: MESHVDLGFLLHALMPSWNSVPLLSGFFTYLAIAGSVLPGKVVPGVALPDATRLHYRCNGLLSLLLLVALLGIGANMGFVSPTAISDRGLELLSTTFLFSFLVTLVLYFSGCESQSKGSSLKPHISGNLIHDWWFGIQLNPHFMGIDLKFFFVRAGMMGWLLINLSILMKSIQDGTLSQSMILYQLFCALYILDYFVHEEYMTSTWDIIAERLGFMLVFGDLVWIPFTFSIQGWWLLKNSVELTTAAVVANCFVFLIGYMVFRGANKQKHVFKKNPKAPIWGKPPKVVGGKLLASGYWGVARHCNYLGDLLLALSFSLPCGISSPIPYFYPVYLLILLIWRERRDETRCAEKYKEIWAEYRKLVPWRILPYVY, from the exons ATGGAGTCGCACGTGGATCTGGGTTTTCTCCTACACGCTCTCATGCCATCTTGGAACTCC GTTCCTTTGCTTTCGGGGTTCTTCACTTACTTGGCCATTGCTGGATCCGTTCTCCCTGGGAAAGTTGTTCCTGGGGTTGCTCTACCTGATGCAACTCGTCTTCACTATCGATGCAATG GTCTGCTCTCGCTTCTTCTGTTGGTTGCGCTTCTTGGGATCGGTGCCAATATGGGTTTTGTGTCTCCCACT GCCATATCAGACAGAGGACTTGAGTTGCTGTCCACAACGTTTCTCTTTAGTTTTCTT GTGACCCTGGTACTGTATTTTTCTGGTTGCGAGTCACAAAGTAAAGGTTCATCTCTAAAACCTCATATCAGTGGGAACCTGATACATGATTG gtgGTTTGGAATACAACTAAATCCTCACTTCATGGGTATTGACCTCAA ATTTTTCTTTGTTAGAGCTGGAATGATGGGGTGGCTACTTATCAATTTATCTATTCTTATGAAGAGCATTCAAGATGGTACTTTGAGCCAGTCAATGATTCTCTACCAGCTATTCTGTGCA CTATACATCCTGGACTATTTTGTACATGAAGAATACATGACATCCAC CTGGGACATAATTGCTGAGAGATTGGGCTTCATGTTGGTCTTTGGAGATTTAGTGTGGATACCTTTCACTTTCAGCATACAG GGGTGGTGGCTATTGAAGAACAGTGTGGAGTTAACAACCGCTGCCGTGGTAGCTAATTGCTTTGTCTTCTTGATCGG ATATATGGTATTTCGAGGAGCAAACAAGCAAAAACACGTGTTCAAAAAGAATCCAAAGGCTCCTATTTGGGGTAAGCCTCCAAAAGTTGTTGGAGGCAAGCTACTAGCGTCTGGTTATTG GGGTGTTGCTAGGCACTGTAATTACCTAGGGGATTTGCTGCTTGCTCTCTCCTTTAGCTTACCTTGTGGGATAAG TTCACCAATTCCATACTTCTATCCAGTTTATCTTCTTATTCTGTTGATTTGGAGAGAGAGAAGGGATGAAACTCGTTGTGCAGAGAAGTATAAAGAGATATGGGCAGAGTATCGTAAACTTGTGCCATGGAGAATATTGCCTTATGTTTATTAG